The segment AAATCAAACTACATAGTGTCTTTTCCCCTCCTGCTTGTTTActtcttgtatttatttatttattttttaaccccTGACAGCATTCTCCAAAGCATCTAGTGGCCACAGCCAATCAGGGGCTGCCATGGCCAATCACAGGTACCCTGACAGCATGGAGGATGGTCGCTATGACAACCTccaatgtatgttttttttgggggttttttttttggacataaCCAATCTGTGAGGAAAGGGGTAGGGAGCGAGGCCACTGTGCATCTCACAGCTAAGGGAAAAAAACGCTGCTTcactttgatgtttttttctttctgtaaactGTGATTGCTTTGTTCATGATatgcccccccaaaaaaaacagcacagttTAGATGTCATACATTCATTGCGGTTTGAttgaaagtaagaaaaaataaaaactggacTGGATTcagtataaaaatatttctctcttccaggttttgttgtgttttactTGTTGCTGATGTTGATGATTAACTTTTACACGTCGTACATGTTTTGTGCTCTTCTTCTCTACAGTCTGAAGCTAGAATGCGACAAACTGGCCAGTGAGAAGTCGGAGATGCAGCGTCATTATATCATGGTAAGAGTTACCTGAGCTGGAGCAGGTCCGGAGCAGAGAGGGGCGCTAAAGCTGGGTCAGGATAAGGAGGTTGGACAGAAACTAGAGAGGAGCTGAAGAAGGAAGAGAACCAGGAGTTTATACAATGGGTGGCTCTGCGGCTTGTAGGAAGAAATGCTTGGGCAGGTGTTGCTTGGGCATGTGAAGTAGTGGTTCTGGGCCAATAGACATCTAGAGTGGTTCCAGAGCAGGTATGGAGAAGGGTGATAAGGCAGGTGGTGTCGAGGCAGGTATAGAGAAGGGTGCTGGGGCAGGTGAAGAGTGGTGTCAATGCAGGTGGTGTCGGGGCAGTGGGTCAGTTTTAGGGAAGGGTGCTGAAACAGGTGACAGGAGTGGTGCCAGGCCAGGTATGGGGAAGGGTTCCTAGGCAGGTGAGGAGGTTGGTGATAGGGCAGGCGGTGTGGGGCAGGTATTGTAAGTGGTTTCAGGGCAGGTATAGGAAAGGTGTTGGGGTACGTATAGGGAGTGGTAGTGGTTCAGGTATAGGGAAAAGTGTCTGGTACAGGTATAGGGAGTGGTAATAAAGCAGCTAAAGGGAGTGGTAATAGAGCAGGTATAGGGGGAGTGGTAATAGAGCAGGTATAGGGAGTGGTAGTGGGTCAAGTATAGGGAAAAGTGTCTGGTACAGGTATAGGGAGTGGTAGTAGAGCAGGTATAGGGAGTGGTCGTAGAGCAGGTATAGGGAGTGGTCGTTGAGCAGGTATAGGGAGTGGTCGTAGAGCAGGTATAGGGAGTGGTCGTAGAGCAGGTATAGGGAGTGGTAATAGAGCAGGTATGGGGGTGGTAATAGAGCAGGTATAGGGAGTGGTAATAGAGCAGGTATAGAGAGTGGTAGTAGAGCAGGTATAGGGGGAGTGGTAATAGAGCAGGTATGGGGAGTGGTAATAGAGCAGGTATAGGAGTGGTAGTGGGTCAAGTATAGGGAAAAGTGTCTGGTACAGTTATAGGGGTGGTAGTAGAGCAGGTATAGGGGTGGTAGTAGAGCAGGTATAGGGGTGGTAGTAGAGCAGGTATAGGGAGTGGTCGTGAGCAGGTATAGGGGTGGTCGTAGAGCAGGTATAGGGAGTGGTAATAGAGCAGGTATAGGGAGTGGTCGTAGAGCAGGTATAGGGAGTGGTAGTAGAGCAGGTATAGGGAGTGGTAGTAGAGCAGGTATAGGGAGTGGTAGTAGAGCAGGTATAGGGAGTGGTAATAGAGCAGGTATAGGGAGTGGTCGTAGAGCAGGTATAGGGGTAGTAATAAGGCAGCTATATAGAGTGGTAGTAGAGCAGGTATAGTGGTGCCGGGGCAGGTATAGGAAGTGGTGCTGGTGAAGGTATATTGAAGGGTGATGACGCAGGTGAAGGGAGGTGAGGATGTTGGTAATACGGTTTTGTATGGCATAGTTTTGGGGAAGGCCTCTAGAGTGGGGCAGAAGCAAGTCTAGTCGAGCAGGTTCATGGTTTTGTTTTGCACTAGACCAGGTCTAGGAACAGAAAGTGGACATGCAAGAGCTGCACCAGAGAAAAGGCCAACAACTGCGTCTGAAGCAGGGCGTTTCTCTGCCTCAGGCTGCTTTCCCTCTAACATACACACAACTCCAACCATCCACCCACTGACCTATTCCCTAGACTCTTGCTTTCAtcttatctctttctctctcacatttcttttctgccttttatctcttttcttcccttcttctGATTTCGCTCCACTTTTGCTTgctattttttcccccccgtCTCcattctttccctctctccctgtTCCCTTTCTTTTCTGCACTGTgccccctctctctgtctctgctcTGTAATCTTATTTTTGCTGCCCGAGCGCCATGTTGCTCTCTGATATTGCTTCTCTAATTGAACCACCCAGCAGtttaatctgatctaatctgtGCAGTATTGCTCTCACGCCATCATCCGGctctcccctcctctctctaATAGCTTATCGAGTTCCCATGCCCTTCCCCTGTCCATGCTACGACagaattgtgtatgtgtgattttaTATTCCTCTAATTTCTTGTATCTCTTTACAGTACTACGAGATGTCATATGGACTAAACATTGAAATGCACAAGCAAGTAAGTTGTCCTTCTCTGTCCCCTTTATTAGGACcacctttacatttttacatcagTTGGGACGTACCTATTGTTATAGGAGAGAAAAAATACTATTAATATTGATGGATTGTACAGTAGATGCACATtgtgttatatattatttttttaatgtagattGGATGCAGTGCTGATTTGTGCTCAGTCAATTCACAGCTTTAGTCTGGAAGTTGATGTCCGCTGGTCCTTGTGGTGTTTTATCATTGACTGTGCCCTTGTGGGACAGCATACAGAGATTTACAATGCTTTACAGTGACAGCCTCTTCATCCTTGCTGAACATGCTGTCAGGATTCCAGTCCCACACTGAATTCGCCTCCAGCACAATTCATCAGGCTTGTTGGGGGACAGGGGAAAAACGGGAGGGAAGGCATACaggcagctgtgtgtgtgtgtctgtgtgtatgtgtctataagtgtgtgtgtgtgtgtgtgtaagtatgtgtgaCTGAGAAAGGTGAAGAGGAGTCCAGAAATGAATGCAAAGACAGACCCTGGTGTTTTGTATTCAGCCAATTCTTTATCACCCTCTCTGATTTCTTACCTTTTTttcatctctcactctctcctgcTGTTCCTCTTTCATGCTGTATAATGTGTCCGTGTGACAGGACATTGTGCCAGGACTATACCGAAACGGCGTTATTGGTGTCCCCTTTGCTTTTTCTTCCTACACtttctatatataatattttaaaatataataaataatatatttgttattatattattatttatataattattttgttctgcaccgtacagacaaatgagcgttacttttcaagagatatattacctattaaaagagcattattaccaTCATAATAACATTTTAGTTTTAGAGTTTAGAATGAAATTTGacaattttaaaatgatttttttgcatCCGGTTGATAAGTGAATAAGTGAAGGAATAATTAGGCTATGTTAATAAATAGAGGTCGACTGAtgaatagtactgaactttactacaaaaccaataaaactactgaatcataaaatgtgctaaaggaaatgactgaattcattaatttatataattaataaattataaatataatacagcgCTCTTTGTGCAGCGTACAGTCacaagtgtaaaaacaaacagcatctgGCATCAATGATTCACCTCTATAGGCACCTCTCGTAATTACAGcgaaccggaaaaactatcggtatggatttttgctaatATCCGATAGTTCCACTATGGGTACCTCGATCGCTATTAATAACTAAAGaacattttagtttgaaagccaacctttatcatcaaatacagatatgattttaaacatgtatttaaaaattatttttaactttAGATTCATTTTTGCATAATAAGTAATGAGACAGTGTAATTTCATATTGTCTTAATTCTATTATCTGATGAGGACCAGATAATTTTTACTGTGTCCTGATATGTAATTCAAAgagggtgtactttctttttcacacaactgtgtatatattgtttttgctttgcaaattattttcgctcaaattgtttaaataaaataaaccgtATCCTacataacgtgtgtgtgtttgtgtgttttcccTGCAGGCAGAGATTGTGAAGAGATTAAATGCAATCTGTGCTCAAGTCCTGCCTTACCTGTCTCAAGAGGTACTGCACATCCACCAATCATTTAACCCACACACAGAATCATCCGTTAGcactcatttaatttaatttaatttttttttatagtgacGTTTTATAAGCATCTCGGTTCCTCTGAAGCTCGCAGCAAGGaacacattgattttttttttttgcctgccaCCCTGTAGATATTGAGTGCTGTGTTGATCCGAGCGTGGCTgaggatagatggatggatggatggatggatggatggatggatggatggatggacggatatAGAGATGGATGTTTAGATGGTTTTGTGTGGTTGGATGGTTCTATGAATAGATATattctatatggacaaaagtattgggaccttTCCAATCATATCTGGTTCTTCCCTAAAATTTTAGCACATAATTGTATTGGATGACTTTGTTTGCAAAAGCATAAAATTGTCCCttcactgttccagcatgacaatgctcctgtgcacaattATAGCTCTAAGAAGATATGGTTTCCATGGGTCTTTTGCTGGAGCAACCCAGACCTCCTcgcctacattagtacctgactttactaacgcctttgtggctaaatgaatttccacaaatgtacacaaaatttctacaaatctccagaaaatctCACTACTTTCCAGAAGAGCGGAAATTATAACAATTATGGACCACATGCGGAATGAGAAGTTAAATAAGAACATACTAAtcttagtcaggtgtccacaaacttttgtccatatagtgtctgTGGTGGTAAGGATGCCTACTTATATGCATACCTTGATGGCCACAGGGGATGTGCAGGACGCATGCAGATTTTGACATGATCTGTGATATGTTCCTGTGTTACAGCACCAGCAGCAGGTCCTGGGAGCTATAGAGAGAGCCAAACAGGTCACACCACCTGAGATGAACTCCATTATCCGGGTAAGGATGGAAAAGCcacaattttaaaaaaagttgtgcaaaatgtaaataagaacaGAATGCAAAAGAGACGAGCAATTAATCAGATTTAGCAATTTATCAgcactgatagttgattgcCGAAACAGCAtaaatccatacagatagtttttccaggtagCATCCTTTGCTGGAGCGACTGAGAAGGTCCGCTGTCCTTACGAGAGCGGCTTCTAGAGGCGAGTCACTTGATGATGAggaatgaaaaatatttgtgttgcCACACTCATGCCCTATTcggttttctaaaataaaaaatcttgatTTTGTAAGactatttcttttacaaaattAAGTCTACGTCTACACCAACTCCGGATACGTTTGAAAACGGCCTTTCCTTCTAAAACGCATCACATCCACACTTTCGTTTTTAAATCGTTTCGACCTGCGTTACTTACGTATTTGTAAttaagttcagtactattttacatggagtgatTTGGATAAAAACAAACGATTGTTTGATTAATCAGTGCAATCCAACCTAACTATCTGTATCGGTGAAATACACCATCAGTAGACCTCTAATATATACATGTCTATAAAgatgctttgtgtttttttttttattctccaaGCAGCAGCAACTTCAAGCACACCAGCTCTCCCAGCTGCAGGGGCTGGCGCTGCCTGTGACTCCGCTCCCCCTGGGCCTGAGTCAGCCGAGTGGCCTGCCCACGGTCACCTCAAGCTCCGCCCTCTTCTCCCTTTCCAGCATCCTGGCATCACAGGCCCAGCTCGCCAAGGAGGAAAAGAGTGCCAGGGACGCCTCAGACAGCCACCGTGACGACGACGCAGACAAGTCCGACTAGACACCGCTCCTCCGCCTGCCATTGGTTGTGACCTCATCCTCCAGGGCTCGCTTACGGCACAAACGCGTCGTCGTTCTTTCTTTGTCCCCGACGCTGTAAATTGCTCTCGTGATCTTGATCGTCTGTTCTTGGTCATTCCACTAGCTTTATATTCAGCAgtctacattttctttttatatatttactatatatttagttttttttttttttctgccatctctgagtgtgtgtgtgtgtatgtgtacagtatgtacaaatatacacaacctatacggacaaaagttggtggacacctgagcataagatcagtttgtgctttttgagcatcccattccacataatGGTCTCCACTCtcatgggaagatgttccactagatttgttttggaggttcattcagccacagagGCGTTAGTAAagcagcgttcacattcatcatgttcgaTAGGGTTGAAGTGAGCGCTTTAGAGCATGGAAAGAgctcgagatcttccactgctacccatgtaaatcatattctAGCGATATCATGGTGCGTCTCTAACTTTGTGGTCTTGATAAAGAACCAGATTTCgattaggtgtcccaatacttttgtccgtattgtgtgtgtgtatgtatatatctttGTACTATGTATTTCATAATCTGCTTCATCTCTGCATGGCCATCCAGCTCCACCGAGGCACCACCAGTGTTTCTTTGAGCACAGTTTTATCTCCCGCTTGCTTCCTGAAGAGATTCTTTTAGCCTTCACCTTTGAAGGAGAACACGTTATCGCTGACTGACTGAAGAGGGGGAGACGGACGTAAAGAATGAAGGTCAGCAATAGTACGTGAAGTGTAGAAGTGTATTATCGGCGCCATTTTTGGTATGGGTGTAGTTTTACTCTATAAATAATAGTTCGAAACGGCCTGCGGTGACCGGAATAAAGTGACTTTAAaggaatattttataaaaaaaaaaatgtgcagttcGGAGAACGgattaattttacatttgatttcaGGACATTAATATGATTATATACTTCCAAAAAATAGTCATGAAATCTATTACAACTATTTACATATTGGACCTTTTTAATGACCAGTGTTCTATAGAGTTATTGTCTATACTCACAAATCAATAGTCTTTGTCCTCACAGTAGTGCCCACTCTTATTTCTATGGCAACATAGAACATTCTATGGTTtccgccacataaaaaaaaaaaaattatccaagtccgactttatttctcgaattctgattttttttctcaacattCCAACATTATCGCAActccgactttttttttttaatcgcaaCTCCGACATTACTTCTGCCGTCTCTGACTAATTTTTTTTAGCActattccaactttttttttttatcgtaacTCTGACATTTTCTGCCATGTTCTGGCTCCTTTTTTTTAGCACAActcccacctttttttttttagcacaactccgaatttttattttcttttttaaggacaactccgactttatttcttgcaattcagaactttttatttaaatttttttaatttttattttctaacatCGAAGAAGTATCCTGGCTTCAGTGGCTGCATCTGTTCTGATCTGTTTTTAATGTGGCAGAAACAGACTTCCATACACACAATCTATAGTTATACTTATAATCATTAACATGCTCTAGCTTTCCGTtcgtttatggaaggagtctccagtgcgaGAGCATTATTAatcaaatacaatatatttaccacatttaatgttttttcggTGAAAGACGTTTGGATAAGACGTTTGtattcttgattttttttttttttttcttaaaatattccTTTAAGCTGTAATGTGATGAAATTCAGAGTCAGACTTGAAATGACTTACAAATCGTCTGGCCATAACATATACATTATGTAcaaatatgtgtttgtgtgtgtgtatatacacatatatatatatatatatatatatatatatatatatatatatatatatatatatatatatatatatacacacacacacacttgtacataatgtacactatataggcaaaagtttgtggacacctgactaagaTTTGTGTggtctttttgaacatcccatttcacatttatttctcatatactgttataagaacctccactgttctgggaagatgttctactagattttgtgggaaTTTATTaagagggtgttagtaaagtcaggaacggatgtaggtgatgtgaggaggtctggggtgcagtcagggttcacattcttcctgttcagtagggttaagttCAGAGCGCTATAtgagaagatcttccacatcttccaacccgtGTAAAGCATAATTCcgtggagctggttttgtgtgcaggggattgtcatgctggaacagctttagttctcccagttcaagtgaagaagcATTTCCAAAGACGTCCAGTTTGGAGAAGACTCACATAtgggtcagagagagagagagaaaaaaaaagtcaggtgtccgcatacttttggtccaccgtgtgtgtgtgtgtgtgatttttcttGCTGTCGTAGACAGGGAGCATTTAGTGTTCAGCATCATTAATCAGAGCAGCAAACTCTCTCACCAAGTGATGGGTGAACtgtttgggggggaaaaaaaaaatctttaacggTATTATCTGTTACTGCCGATTTGTGTTGGATTCTGGTGTTTTTCCTACAGAGAAAATATTACGGTGGAAGAATTAAATATTAGAAATGAGAAGCACTTTCTCTCGGCAGATTTCCCCTGTTAGATGCATGCAagatttaagataaaaaaatttaggaaaaggaaaaaaaaaaaaaaatcaggtgctAAAGCACATACAAGGCCCGAGGATCCTTGTATTACAAACCTGAAACAAAGCaaattgtgttttctttaagAAGAccatgtaggtgtgtgtgtgtgtgtgtgtgtgtgtgtgtgtgtgtggaatctAGAGATTCTGAGTGTAATGTCCCCCTAGTTGTGCCTTTTGTCCTGGATGAAGTTCCTCTTTTACACCGATAGGGGGCAGTAAGATTTCGCCATTTTCAGTTACAGAATGATCatacagtaatttttttttttttctcccttacacacttttctttccttcacaGTGATATTAGAGACAAAATGAAATGCACGTGCATATCCACCTCGCTCCGATTCAGCTCCTTGTTGAgcaattggggaaaaaaaatatatataaaaaatgtatttgatatcATGCagtcagatgttttttttttcgcagtTAGATTCAATGGCACGAGCAACTGATCTCGTTCCTCATTTACGCCACGCGCTCGCTTGCTTTTCAGAGCAGCATTTTTGCATTCCTGacgaacaaacaaatacaacataGAGGACCGAATCCGCATTTCATGTGCACAACTGGTCATGAAAATGTCTACAGTagctattacttttttttttttttttaaataacgatgcagatttttgttttattaggtACATCTCTCGTGAAAATGCTTGTGACCTTGTTCATTAATTctcctatataaaaaaaaagtgtgcattagACTGTGTATAAATGCTCTATTTTAATCCAACCGCCACCAACTGACGACTCGATTTCACCAGTTCTCGACTCAGATGTTTCTACTGTTAAAAGCGATGGGAAGGTTTGGCAATGGGATGCTGCTTCGTTTTGTTTTGGACGTCGTTATGCTAGTAAATGGTGTGGTCCAGGTCTCAGGAGGGGAGAAGATCAGCAGGACTTGACTGACTGACTAATTAGTTTGATTCAAagcaaaacaggaagtgtctcATTAACGGAATCTAGTGTTAGCAGGTGATCCGCTTTCTCACATTAACTCTATTTtgttttgggtttattttttgcCCCTTTATGCCCCCACCCTCCtgtgtggatgtgcaggtggGGCAGATGTGGGTTTCTTTTCCTGActaatgaaatgtaaatgttgagtCAGAGACAGTAAATATGTTCTCTGACCTGTCTGTTATTCTGATCTGTTTTAGTTAAAAACATAATGACACCCCTCCCCCAccccctcaccaccaccacctttcTTCTCTCTGTAAACCCCTCCCACCTCACAAGCTCCACCCCTTTCCCCCATCCAATTCACTGATTGCCTTTTtcttgatcattttttttttttttgcatttattgtaaacattttgagctttgtaaagatttttctg is part of the Silurus meridionalis isolate SWU-2019-XX chromosome 9, ASM1480568v1, whole genome shotgun sequence genome and harbors:
- the tle5 gene encoding TLE family member 5 isoform X1, translated to MMFPQSRHSVPVWCNVMGFEGTASSQQLKFTTSDSCDRIKDEFQFLQAQYHSLKLECDKLASEKSEMQRHYIMYYEMSYGLNIEMHKQAEIVKRLNAICAQVLPYLSQEHQQQVLGAIERAKQVTPPEMNSIIRQQQLQAHQLSQLQGLALPVTPLPLGLSQPSGLPTVTSSSALFSLSSILASQAQLAKEEKSARDASDSHRDDDADKSD
- the tle5 gene encoding TLE family member 5 isoform X3, which translates into the protein MMFPQSRHSASSQQLKFTTSDSCDRIKDEFQFLQAQYHSLKLECDKLASEKSEMQRHYIMYYEMSYGLNIEMHKQAEIVKRLNAICAQVLPYLSQEHQQQVLGAIERAKQVTPPEMNSIIRQQQLQAHQLSQLQGLALPVTPLPLGLSQPSGLPTVTSSSALFSLSSILASQAQLAKEEKSARDASDSHRDDDADKSD
- the tle5 gene encoding TLE family member 5 isoform X2, with product MMFPQSRHSVPVWCNVMGFEGTASSQQLKFTTSDSCDRIKDEFQFLQAQYHSLKLECDKLASEKSEMQRHYIMYYEMSYGLNIEMHKQAEIVKRLNAICAQVLPYLSQEHQQQVLGAIERAKQVTPPEMNSIIRQQLQAHQLSQLQGLALPVTPLPLGLSQPSGLPTVTSSSALFSLSSILASQAQLAKEEKSARDASDSHRDDDADKSD